The Fusarium poae strain DAOMC 252244 chromosome 2, whole genome shotgun sequence nucleotide sequence TTCGAGACAAGGACGTCGTCACATATCGGCTAGTCTACCCATGTGTGGCCGCTTTTATCTACTGGATAGGAAAACAACATACCTACAGTAAACACACCGACTTCGATAGGGCGTGTATCCTAGAAGCGACATACCCTCTGACCCTGGATATCATTACGTTTCTTTACCAGTGGAGATACCTGATGTTGCCAAGGGAAGAAGGATTGGCCACATGCAACTCAGCCGATTCGTTCTTGGTAACAGAGCGTGAGAACGCCATAAATCTTTATGTCAGATACTCAGTTATTGTTGAGATCGAGTCGCCTTCTGTTTCAGAAGATGAAATTACTACATGGAGGCTTCAGCTTGAAAAAGATCCAAATTGGGCCAGCAGGCATGAGTCACCGCTTGTGGATGACCTTTTCGCAGAACTACTGCAGCTTCAGAGCTTTTGGAGTGCGCAAAGGTTCAAAAGTTTGATCCATCTTGACTTGAAAACAGCACAAGACGACTTGAACTATTGCGGCCGTGTTCTGGACACTTTTGCAACCACTGACCGTTCTGACAAGCAACCACATAGACGAAAGGAAAAGCAGGGTAAAGTTGAGGCTGAGATAAGTAGCTGGAAAGCAGCTTGGGGGCTTCTTTTCAAACGTTTCAGTGGATTGATATCTGTTGCTCTGAAACACGAGGCGAAAATGTTTCCACAAACGGTCGATGACATCTTTGAGTTGCCCGAGTCATGGCTAGGTGTTTATAAGAACAAGCAGGAGCTTGTGAGGTTACTCGAAGATAGATGGATGCGTTGCACAAGATTGTTGTCCTTTGTGATCGAGTCTGCTCAATGCTTTGAAGAGGCGAAGCAGGTGATGGAGGGACGACAAGAGATACTGGGCATGTTTGGAGTTGGAAGAGAAGACGAGAGAATTGTAATCGAGTGATCCAGATACTTAATGAGATTTGACAACGAGGTTAGTCATCCATTGTtattggtgatgatgacaagGAACCTTTGAGTGACACTTGCTGAATTGGGTTAAGTGTAGGATGCCTAGTCGAGCCCAATGAAAGGATCCTCATTTCCCTCACCTCAAATTCAACGTTGACAACCACATCCGTCTCAGATCAAAGGCCAATAACAACAATCGTCAAGATGTCTGCCATGTTTGAAAGCTCCGCTGTAGGTCCTGCCCCTCTTCCTCCCACAGATATCCTTCTCAGCTTGCGAACAGGCAAAGTCCGCCCCATGGGTGGAGTGAAGATCCGCAGCGCCATCAACAAGCGAGATCGTCAAGGCAAATGGGAAGTCACTCCTCTAGGACTTGTCGGCGACGAGCATGACTACATCCATCATGGCGGTCCTGAAAAAGCGCTGCATCAATACTGCGCCGCGCACTACGATGCGTGGAACGCCGAACTCCCTGATCGCCAAGATCTCTTCAAGATTGGTGGTTTTGGAGAGAATCTCTCGACGATGCACATGTCGGAGCAGAATGTCTGTATCGGCGATGTTTATCGCATAGGAAAGGATTCTGTAACAATCCAGGTGACATCTCCTCGCCAGCCGTGCTACAAGCTGAACCATCGTTTTCAACACAAGAAAGCTTCAGCCATGGCGCAGTCAACTGGTCGTATGGGTTGGTACTACCGTGTCATCAAGACTGGCTTCATCGAGCAGGGCGACGAGATGGAACTTGTCGAGCGGATCCACCCAACCTGGCCTCTTGCTCGTGTCCAGAACTACCTCTACCACGAAAAAGACAACTATGAGGCATTTCGAGAGCTAGCTAGTTTACCTGCCCTATCTGAAGAGATGTTGGACATCTTCCGCAAACGTCTTGAACACGGTGCTGAAGACATGAGTGGTCGTCTCGAAGGAGATCGGACCCCTGTGGTCTGGCGACCCTATAAGCTGGTCTCCAAAACGGATCTTACCACGAGAGTCAAATCTTTCGTCTTTGAAGTCGACAGTGACGATGGAAATGTCGAGGACTCGGTCTTTGAGCAATTTCCTTTTGTGCGACTTCGATTTGGACCAGGTGGGAGCTTGTCTCGTGCGTACTCTGTCGTGTCTGGCACTACGAACCGCTTCGAGCTAGGTGTTTCTCGAGATGATAATTCACGAGGCGGGTCTGTCTATCTGCATGACAGTCTGAAAGTCGGTGACGTTATCAAGATCGCCCCTGGATGCAACACCCCTGTGGCCCAGCACAAAAATTCAGTTTCAAAGGCCGTTCAGCATATCTTCATCATTGGCGGCATTGGGGTGACAGCATTCCTCACTGAGATTGAGAAGCTATCAAGTATCAATGCAGATGTACAAGTACATTATGCTGTGCGAAGCCAGAAAGATGCAGCTTATGTTGAACGCCTGCCACTCGACAAGACAACCATTTATGCCAGAGATGAGGGCCAACGACTCAATCTCAGTCAGATCATACCTAAACCTGAAGATGAAAACAAAAGCACTACAGTCATTTACTGCTGCGGCCCAACATCTCTAATGAATGCCTGCCGCACTATCACCATGTCTCTCAGCTATCCCAAAGCCAATGCACATTTCGAAGAATTTGGCGATGCGACAACGGGAACAGGAGAGCCATTCGAAGTGGAAATCAAGTCTACAGGTCAGACTTTTCAAGTGTCTCGTGAGAAGTCTCTTCTTCAGGTACTCTCAGACGCTGGATTCGAGATTGAGTCTTCTTGTTTGGTTGGGAACTGTGGGACGTGTATGGTGGATGTTTGCAAGGGAGAGGTGGAGCATAAGGGTGTGGCTTTGAACGATGAGCAGAAGAAGGAGTCGATGTTGACTTGCGTCAGTCGTGGAAAGGAGAAGATTGTGATTGACTGTTAGAAACTAACCTTGGTACTTTCGCTATGTCCGAAATTGAGAATGGGCAATGTAAAGCAACTATGATGAACAGTCATTTTTTAAAAGCAGAATATAGGCGACAGCCTGTCGTCTGTTTATGGATTGGAGTTCAGGGTTACCTCACACTACTGTAGAACCAAGTTCATTCTTTAACTGAAGCGAAGGAGTTGATATCTCAAACGTATAGAACTATAAGgactattaagtataaacAGTAAAGGGTAGGAAAACAGCACGAAAGAAACCGGCAAATCTGGTGTTCCGCCTAACCTGACTTCTTTTCACTTCCCGCCTCCACATTTTGGGCAGACTCTTCTCTATCATCAGTTGTTTCCTTGGGCTCACCCTTCGATTCGTTTTGTTCTGCAGAATCCTCCTTCCCTTCAGCGGTGTCCTTTCCCTGCTTCTCAACCTCTCCTTGTGCATCGCCATCCTTCTTGCCCCAGATCCTCATACTAGGCATAGATACATTGCCCAGCGAGGATACAGAGCTGGGTACCTTGGGCATGTTCGGCATGCTGGGTAGGTTTGGCATCTGAGGAATCTTGTTTGGCAGCCAACCTTTGGCATCTGTACCTGCAGATTGAGCCACACCGAAGAGATAGTTGAGGTAGTTTCGTTTCTCGACGGTATCGGCGCCCTCAATGTTTCCGTCGCCAATGATGTCGTCTCCTTTATCGTCGGGGAGTGGCACAAGCGATGCGGCGTTGGCGATATCGAGGGGTGACTCGTCTGGAAACTCATTGTCTTTATCTTTGTCAACACCTTCGGCATTCTCGTTCTCTTGTGCACCTGGATCCTTCTCGAGAAtctccttggccttttcAGTCTCTTCTGTTTCTTCAGGCGGTGTTTCTCGGAATTTGGGATCATCGACAACATTTTCCTCGCTCAAGAACCACTTCTTGACAAGCTCAGCTGATTTATCCGTCATCTCTTCATATCCGCGATGCTTTTCGGGTCTGAACATGTTCATATGCGCTTCAACCTCATCGTCGGCCTTGAGCATGACGCATCTCTCAAAGATAGGATATGCTGAGTGGCTATCTTCAGGAATAGCGCAGAACGTCCGCTCAGGGACGAAGTAGCCACCACTCCAGTAGCCATTCTCACCGAGAGAACAGTAAAAGTCGTGCATGCCAATGCCTTTGAGTGACCCAATGCGTTCAAGTCGACGGTTGAGCTCCTTTTGTCTAAGAAGTGCACCAACGAAGGTGACATGATCTGAGAGCCAAGCAAAGGACTTTCCGACGTTGCCACGGTTGATGTAAGCCAGACCTTGACCGAGAGCATCCATGCTTTGGCGGTATCCTTCAGCAACGGACTCCTTGTTGATATTCTTGACGCTCTTCATTCCTTGCATGATGAGCTCTCGGTTCATATAAGCTGCTACGCCACCCGCTGCGATGGCGCCGACTGTCCCTGTCTTGACGGCTACCAGCTGCCATGTCTTCCACTGGGGTCCTCGCGAAGTGGTGGTGACAGCGGTGGTAGCAGCTCTTCGAGCACTTAGACGAGCGAGACTGGCAGGTGCGGCGGCCGATATAGCTGTCATGACGTTGAAGACACTGTTGACTTTTTGGTAGTTTGAAAAAGCACCGTAGACGAACATGGAGCGGGCAAGGCCGTTGTAGGGAGTGTCGAAAGTGAGAATGCCTTGGATCAGGGGGAACAAGGGGTCGGTTTCGTCTCCGTTGTTGGCTCTTTCATTTATAGCTAAGAAGAGAGAGTCTGCGGCTACAAAGCCTCCCATGCTGTGCGCAACGAGGACGACGCCGACATCTCTGTCGTGAGGAGGCCATGGCTTCTCGGACTTTTCCTTTCGAATGTCCATGACTCGTTCCTTGAGCCTGTGATAATTGTTAGCAGGGCCGAAGCCGTCAATGAATGCGGCGAGATGTCTTACCATCCCAGAAACCCCTCTGAGGCCTGGGCGAGTTCTCCAGATGTCTCATATTTGGGATAGACAACAGATTCGACTTTACAGTCTGGTAATTCTTTACCAACTGCTTTTTTGAGGTCCTACCAAGGGTTAGTTTGCCCAAATGTGTCTATTTTCTGGAAAGTTGGTGATTACATATGGGAATTCTTGAAAGGTATTGTCAGTACCCTAAGGAGATTCATTAGCTTCGTCCCCACTAATTTGTATATGAGTGTCTGTCTACCTTGAATCCGTGGATAAAACAGAGTAATAATGTACAAGACATCTTTACCGTTGTGTTTTGTAGGTGGCTGTCGAGAGTTGCAGAGGATAGGCTTGAgcaataatataaataaacaAATAAAGTTTACAACAACTTGTATGAAGGATGACGTTGTACATTAGGACAAGACAGAGAGATTTCCAGGTTTTCCAGCCACACTTGTTTGACGTTTGGCGTGGCGAGTGTGAGTGAAGAGGACAAATCCATCCACTGAAAGACGTCGGGTTTGGGGGGATCAACGTCATTGTATCGCGTCGTGCATCACTAGCATCATCTCGGGGGTTAACCCTGTACATGTTAGTGCAACCAAAAGATCAAGATGATCGGAGTAGAAAAAGCTTGATTGTTCCAGATCCTTGGGAAATATGCATCTATTTATCTAGATCTTGTTTCAATGACCTAAGAGTTCTTTTATTTCTTGGTGGAAGCACTAACAATTATCTGCCAAATTGATTTCCCGAGGTTACTATTACCTACAATTGATGACCTTGTAAAGACTTGTAAAATTTGCAAGGACAACAACCCCTGTTGCTTCTACTTGGCCTTGCCACCACTTGCAGTCTTGACCAACTCCTCCCATTCAATATCTTCTTGACCACCAGCATGAATGAAAGCGCCGATATTCACTGCCTTTTTCAAATACTCCATGGTACTGGCGTGAAGCATGCGAAGCTAACTATTATTAGTCCAACTCTTGATTGGAGGCACATCAATAATACCTTGATAGGTGAGTTCTGAGGTACCCAAGAGATAAAGATTGTTTTGGTTCTGAACATCCATCCATTAGAAACAAAACCATTGTATATTTAGGTTAGACTTGCCTCTTTCCATCATCTCCAAGATCATAATCCACATCGTAGACTGCGTATAGTGGTGAGGGTCTTCCAGTCTTGTCAACACTAGAAAGCAGTTTCTGACGAAAGATTTCGTATTCTGTTTCAGAGCTAGTTTCTTCAACTGTGACATTTTGTTCGTCGTCGGTGATCTTGAAAATGATGAATTTAATTTTATCGGGGCCTTTGGAGAAGTGAAGAGCATTGGCTGCTGTGATGCAATCTTGATCAATCGAGACACTATTCCAATGTGAGCATTGCACAGTCTGGTAGAGCCTAGGGAAGAGGACAATATATACCCTGAAGCAGACTAGCAATGGTAATTTAGAACGGTAACCAAGTTTAGAGATATACTTGTAAAGACATACCGTCATTGTAATGAAGGATCTTGAGTTATCGGAATTGATCTAGTCAGGTACTAAAAAATCAGATAGTTGAATGTCTGAGGACAAATCGAGAGTCAAGTTCTACGAAGCAATAATGTCTATGTTCAAAGTTCTTTTTATACTAAATAGATCGGAAGAGAACGTCTCCGTTTCTTTCTATTCGTAGCAGTGATTCAATTCCAAGTTATCTTTCTGCCTGGTTAGGCAGATACTTGAGACACCACTTCATCCAAGGCAACCTCAAAGGCTTGGTATGCCCTGTCTTGGAAGTTTCCATTGATAAAGGGCATTGTAGGAGAATAAGTTGAAGGCAACAGAATTTCTGCCTTTGTAATTCATCACAATCGTTCCAAGTGTATAGTCCTAGGCAGCTGCCTTGGCTCCATTGGTTTCAGAGATTTAACTATCCTGTTGCCTGACTTATATGTTTGCCAAGCTAAAGGTACATTTGTGCAACAGTATCTTTAACCAAGTGGACTAATCTAATTCGGTCGATTTACTCCCCAAAGTCCATGGCAAACATTTCTGTAGCAGGGGGCTGGCCATTAATCCAATCCGCCAAGATCGACGTCATGTCATCGTTCAAGAAGGCATCAGCATTAGCATCAGCTGTAGCCTGCTGTCCCTGTCCAGTTGGCTGCGCAAACGCCTCAGGCCAAATAAGTGGCACATTTTCAGACACACCAGCTACTTGGAGCGTGTCGGCGTTTTGATCGTACATGCCCACGGACGTGTTCCGTGACTCCACCATACGTCGAGCCAACCTAGAAAAGGAGGCACAAATCTGATACAACTTTTCGGCCCCGGCATGAATTTCCCTGGCATGCCGGAAGGTATCTACAACTTGTTCGAGAAGATTGACGTCTTCAAGACTAGACGCTGCGATAGAGTGGAGGAAGATCACCACAAATGGAGTAAATGATGAATTGTGAAGAGCCCTGGCCATATAAGCTGATGAATGATAGCAATTCATGTCTAACTCACCAATCGATATAGTCTGCCTTTGTAAACAATTTAACTCCGTCGTAGCCGGAAAACGCTCGAAGATGGCTTTCTAAAGCGAGCCTAGCGGCCTGGAAACATTGAGAAGTCATATCGGTACTGACACCAGGCATAGCTGGTGCTCTGAGGAGAGTAGTGAGAGTTGAGTAATACATGATATTCCAATGGGCTAATGATAGATCAAGAAGCTTTATAAAGCGAACCTGACTGCCATCGAGCTGTATGAATATTAGTAGATATTTGATAGAAAGCTAAGAGACACATTACTTGATCAAGGTCGTATCTCCATTGATGAGCGTCTGAAACAAGAGTATCGATCCATTGTCGACGTTCCATGGCTGGTGCTTGCAACGCAGCCACAGAGTACAACTTGTCAAAGATCAGCCCTTGAATCTTGGCAAGTCTGATGACGAGGTTAAACAATTCAATCCATGGCTTTTCAGCTATATCTGCTGGGATAGCTGGGTATTGCGCATCGACCTCGAAGTCTTGCATCCTCGAGGCGTTACCGAAATGGATAGAGTTGGTCTTGTCACAGACATATAGAGTCCAGAAGAGACGCCGTTTATTTTCAGAAAAGCCGCTTTGATCTTTCTGATAGGTAATCTCTCGATGGTAGCCCAACATCTGGCAATGGCTGAGTCCTGCGTTGACAAGAGTACGAGCGAGAACTGGTTTACTTTCATTCTGTATTTTGAGAACCTATATGACTACATCAGTTATGCTAACACATATAAATATTTTGCAGACTTACAGCAGTCGTTATAGCAATGACGTTTTCAAAACTAGGCACCGTCAAAGTCTCAAAGGTCTCGAGACCCAGGTGAAAGTTCCTTTCGGCCTGTGCTTTCAATGCTTCCAAGTCATGCTCTTTGCCCAAAGGGTCTTCGGTGATGATCAGCTCACGAAGTAGAAGGCGCATAATTCCATTGACGCTTGTAATATGACCAAGAGTCACTGGCTCAGTGGGAAAATAGACTTTTTGACATAGGTGTTCAATCAACTTTGTATCGGTCATTGCTTGGCCAGGAAAGAAGCGAGTTGGGCTGGCTATAGGTGTAATTAGACTTCATCGTGATCAAGCATAGGAAAGTGGTGTGCTGTTACCTTTTATTATACGTATAATCTTGAGAACAATCGAAGCTGGCAAAGGTGCGATATCCGGTATAGACCGTATTGAAATATGGGAAGGTGGCCTTCTGCTACTTGCATCATGAAGTATCGAGTTTAGCTGGTTGAAAGACTCGCTGATACTCTGCTGTCCCTCAGGTGTTTTTGCAGCTGCTGACTGTTTGACCTCTTCACTAGCCTGCTGAAATTGGGATATAAACGATGAGCTTCCCTCGTACAAGTTGGCAACTGGAGTTTGGGCGACATCGTAGACACTTGGTTCAGAAGAGACGGCTGGAGAGACGGATGCATCGTGTTTTGAAACCGCAGGCGTGGAAGTGGGAGGATTCGTGGACGCaggtgttgatgttgacgactGTGCAGGCTGTTTGTCTAATCGAATTTCGACCTTGGCCAATCGAGCTTCTAGAGACGCCACAtattcttctctttcattGTTGTTAGTACGACCGAGGGAAGTGAGTGAAACACCTACAGATGTGATATCCTATTGTCTTGTCTGGGTCGTTGTTCTGACTGCTGTATAGAATGGGCTTGTTGGCAAGCTATACCAGCAGCCTTGCAATTGCCACAGGGATGAGATCTGTCACATCGGATCTGAACAAGTCCAGTTAGATTCATAACAGAATGACCCCAATGCTAAAATAATTACCTTTCTGACTTTGCATGCTTCACACTAGGTATTGGTCAGCTCTGCAACTAGATAGGTAGTGCTTATTCTAAATTTGGTACGCACCGCTCGTGGAACCTGAGAAAGACGAGCTCGCCTTGCCAGGATAGTCTCCTCACCAGACATGACGTGTCAGAGGCTGTAGAATTGTTAATGTCGCTTTCACGGGTTGACGGACGGACGGGCTTTCggaaaagaataataaggaAACAAGTTAAGCTTATGCTTGCTTATTTGCTTACTTCCTCCTCGCTGCCACGGAACCGCGGGTCCCGTATTCCCGAGCGTTAGCGATGATCAAATCGATTGGATATCCTGCCCTCCATGGTTCCGCTATAAGGAAGATTCGACAGGACTGCAAGGGGGCTCTGACTGATGATCTCCAGGGATGGTCCAAAGTCAGCATGAGCCATCTTAATCACATACCTCTTACAGATGTTCAATCATTTTCTGGTCCATTGAAGGATGCAAAGATAAGTATTCAATGGTGCCACAATGATTTAGATCCTTGAATAAGCAATTCCAACCTTTTACTTCTTTTGTCTCTTGGGCTTTTAgcgtttttttctttctttccacTCATTCCTCACTCAACCGTGGTCCCTAATCCTGACCACATCATGGATCCGGAAAACGAAAAGAGGAAGACTTCCGTCGAGGATTCAacgacgacaacaacaacaaaacaaGATGAGGTTGAAAAGCAGGCACAGCTAAGCGATTTATGGGTACATGACCATCCTGACATAATTCTTAACACAACTGACATGCGACAGCGCGCCTTTCAATTCGCCGACCGACTCGATTGGGTTTTAAACGCCATCTCCCTTATTTGTTCCATCGCGAGCGGTGCCGCAATGCCTCTGATGACCATAGTAGGTCGGCctctgatgatgagaagtCCAAGTCTAATTGTTAGGTATTCGGAGAGTTCACAGGCCGTTTTGCAGACTTTGCTGGAGGCTCTGTCGACCCTGACGACTTCAAAACCGAGGTCAACTCGTTCGTTTTGTGGTTCGTCTACCTCTTTGTAGGAAAGTTCGTTCTCTCCTACTTAGGCACAATCGCTATCACGATATCCGGCATCCGAACAACACGCGTACTTCGACAACGATTCCTCGAGAAACTCCTACGGACTGAGATATGGTACTTCGACACCGCCAATGTCGGATCTCCTGCGACCCAGATGACCACCAATGTAACACGCATAAACCAAGGTATCGCCGAGAAGTTGTCGCTTCTGGTACAAGGACTTGCCATGTTTGTCTCGGCCTTTGTGGTAGCTATTGCAGTCCAATGGAAGCTGGCTCTCATTACCCTTACTGTCGTGCCCcttttcttcatcatcatgggcATCGGCATGACGCTTGATGCTCCCATAGAAGCAAAGGTTACGGGCACTTACTCTAAAGCCAACGTCTTTGCACAGGAAGTTTTGACTTCTATCCGAACTGTCCATGCATTTTGGGCACAAGGTAGAATGAGCGATCGATATAACAATTACCTCAAGGAAGCTCATATCACTGGAAAAAAGAAGTCGTTGATCTATGGCATCATGAGTGCATCAACATACTTTTGTATGTACTCTGGGAACGCTTTGGCTTTCTGGCAAGGATTTCGTATGTATCGGAGTGGAGAGATTGACTCAGTTGGTACTGTATTTACGCAAGTCCTCGTTTTCTACTCATGGTGATAAAATGCTAATTATAGATCCACAGCGTCGTTCTATCTGTTCTTCTTGCTTCGTCTTCCATTGGCCTTCTTTACCCTCAGATACCAGCTCTTGCCAatggagcagcagcagcatccgAGCTTTTCAAGATCTTTGACAAGCCTTCTTTGCTCGACCCTCTTTCCAATGAAGGACACGTTCCTGAATCATGCAACGGACATCTTCAGGCCGAGAATGTTTCGTTTTCCTACCCTTCACGGCCAGAcacacaggtgctgaaaggtaTCAACTTGAACATTCCAGCCGGCAAGACTACGGCATTCGTTGGTGCGAGCGGCTCGGGTAAGAGTACGATTATTGGGCTACTGGAGAGATGGTACGTCCCGTCCTCGGGACGCCTACTACTCGATGGCGTGGATGTCTCGACACTTAATGTCAAGTGGTTTAGATCCCAGATGGCTCTTGTTCAACAGGTTAGAACCAGTTAATTCACATTCTCTACATGCAACTAACAGATTGTACAGGAACCAGTGCTTTTCAGGGGTACCGTCTTTGAGAACGTTTCAAAGGGTTTTACCGACAGTCAGAAAGCTCTTCCCATGGAGGAGCAGCGGAGAATTGTTCAAGAAGCGTGCGAAGCCAGCTATGCTCACGAGTTTATTCAAAATCTTGAAAACGGCTATAACACCTACCTTGGCGAGCGAGGGGGGACATTGAGTGGCGgtcaaaagcaaagagtTGCCATTGCTCGTAGTATTGTCTCCGACCCAAAGGTTCTGCTCCTAGATGAAGCTACCAGTGCTCTTGATCCCAACGCCGAACGAATCGTCCAGAAGGCCCTGTCACGCGTTTCTCAACAACGAACAACACTTGTCATTGCCCATAGACTGTCGACTATCAAGGATGCTGACAACATTGTGGTCATCTCTTCTGGGCAGGTTGTTGAGCAGGGCACCCATGAGGAGCTCCTTGCGCTTGACTCCCATTACGCTCGACTGATTCGTGCACAGAACCTTGCTGTGGCCGAACAGGAGACCAAGGCTGATATGATTGCCAAGGAGGACTCTGATGCATTCGATACAGACGACAGTGTGCGCCGTGTTATGACAGCGCAGACTCACAATTCTATGGCAGCCGAGGGTGGGGACTCGAAGCCTAAGGACCGATCTATTCTGACGAGCATATTCCTCGTTGTCAAGGAACAGAAAGCGCTTCGTCTCTATATCATCATATCCGCCCTCTTCTGTAGTATAGCTGCGGCGACATGGCCTGGCCAAGCTATTCTGTTTTCGCGAATTATCAGTGCTTTCTCAGTTGAGACCTCTGCTTCGGATGTCAACTTCTACGCTCTCATGTTCTTTGTCATTGCGCTTGGAAACCTGGTAGCGTATGGTGTTATTGGTTATATCGCTAACCACATCGCACAAACCATCTCATACCAGTACCGTCTTGAGCTGTTTACTCGAATGGTTGGACTCGATATTGAGTTCTTTGACCGTCCAGAGAACTCTTCTGGTGCCTTGGCGTCTATTCTGTCCTCGACACCTACGCACCTACAAGAGCTTCTTGGGCTAAACTTGTTCGTTCTTCTCGTCATGGCTGTCAATATCACTGCCAGTTCTATTCTTGCAATTGCGTACGGGTGGAAACTTGCTCTTGTGATGGTTTTCGCTGGATTACCGCTACTTATGGGATCTGGATACTTCAAGGTCCGCCTCGAGTCAAGACTACATGAGAGTAATGAGTCGAGATTCCGAGAGAGTGCAAGTCTTGCCAGCGAGGCTGTTTCCTCACTTCGAACTGTCACATCTTTGACCGCCGAGACAGATTTTATCACGCAGTATTCCGAAACCCTTTCCAGCATTGTCATCAGATCTATCAAGTCACTGTCTGTTTCGATGATTGCGTACGCATTCTCACAGTCGATTGAGTTCCTTGTCATGGCTCTTGGGTTCTGGTACGGCTCGCAACTTATGGCGTCTGGCGAGTATAGTTCGAACCAGTTCTTTATCATTTTCTTGGGAGTTTTATTCGCGGGACAGGCTGCCGGTCAGCTATTTGCAAACTTGACTAGTCTCACCATGGCCAAGGGTGCAGCCAATTATTTGTTCAACCTCCGAGACGAAAAGCCCGTCATTCGTGAGACTGATGGCAACAAGGATATGGGGCCTGATTTTGATCAACATGTTGGCGTGAATGATGTACACTTCAAGTACAAGAGCCGAAGCACAAAGGTTCTTCACGGCTTGTCTATGGATATCAGCCCGTCTCAGTTTGTCGCCGTCGTCGGCCCCAGTGGCTGCGGTAAGTCAACTTTGATCGCCTTGTTAGAAAGGTACTACGACCCAGTTACCGGAAAGATTTGTGTGGGTGAGCAAGACATCAAGGACATGTCACCTAGACTTTTCCGTTCTCAGATGTCCATGGTTCAACAAGAGCCCATTCTATACGAAGGATCTGTGAGAGAAAACATCTTGATGGGCCTGGACGGCGATGTCACAGACGCAACCGACGAAAGACTCAACGAAGCAGCCCGACAAGCTAATATCCTCGAATTTGTATCCTCACTGCCCGAAGGATTCAACACTCCCTGTGGTGCTCGCGGCACAGCCTTTTCCGGTGGCCAGCGTCAACGAATCGCCATTGCACGAGCTCTTATCCGCAAACCCAAGTTATTGCTCCTTGATGAGGCCACTTCAGCACTGGACACCCATTCTGAGAAGCTGGTTCAAGAAGCCCTCGAGCAAACTAGGAAGGAGAGTGGCTGCAGTGTGATAGCTGTTGCCCACAGACTGTCAACTATTCGAGATGCAGACATCATTTTTGTCGTTGTCGGCGGCAAGGTGGTTGA carries:
- a CDS encoding hypothetical protein (TransMembrane:10 (i47-71o98-125i174-194o200-219i624-645o665-688i739-762o768-786i851-873o885-905i)), with translation MDPENEKRKTSVEDSTTTTTTKQDEVEKQAQLSDLWRAFQFADRLDWVLNAISLICSIASGAAMPLMTIVFGEFTGRFADFAGGSVDPDDFKTEVNSFVLWFVYLFVGKFVLSYLGTIAITISGIRTTRVLRQRFLEKLLRTEIWYFDTANVGSPATQMTTNVTRINQGIAEKLSLLVQGLAMFVSAFVVAIAVQWKLALITLTVVPLFFIIMGIGMTLDAPIEAKVTGTYSKANVFAQEVLTSIRTIHSVVLSVLLASSSIGLLYPQIPALANGAAAASELFKIFDKPSLLDPLSNEGHVPESCNGHLQAENVSFSYPSRPDTQVLKGINLNIPAGKTTAFVGASGSGKSTIIGLLERWYVPSSGRLLLDGVDVSTLNVKWFRSQMALVQQEPVLFRGTVFENVSKGFTDSQKALPMEEQRRIVQEACEASYAHEFIQNLENGYNTYLGERGGTLSGGQKQRVAIARSIVSDPKVLLLDEATSALDPNAERIVQKALSRVSQQRTTLVIAHRLSTIKDADNIVVISSGQVVEQGTHEELLALDSHYARLIRAQNLAVAEQETKADMIAKEDSDAFDTDDSVRRVMTAQTHNSMAAEGGDSKPKDRSILTSIFLVVKEQKALRLYIIISALFCSIAAATWPGQAILFSRIISAFSVETSASDVNFYALMFFVIALGNLVAYGVIGYIANHIAQTISYQYRLELFTRMVGLDIEFFDRPENSSGALASILSSTPTHLQELLGLNLFVLLVMAVNITASSILAIAYGWKLALVMVFAGLPLLMGSGYFKVRLESRLHESNESRFRESASLASEAVSSLRTVTSLTAETDFITQYSETLSSIVIRSIKSLSVSMIAYAFSQSIEFLVMALGFWYGSQLMASGEYSSNQFFIIFLGVLFAGQAAGQLFANLTSLTMAKGAANYLFNLRDEKPVIRETDGNKDMGPDFDQHVGVNDVHFKYKSRSTKVLHGLSMDISPSQFVAVVGPSGCGKSTLIALLERYYDPVTGKICVGEQDIKDMSPRLFRSQMSMVQQEPILYEGSVRENILMGLDGDVTDATDERLNEAARQANILEFVSSLPEGFNTPCGARGTAFSGGQRQRIAIARALIRKPKLLLLDEATSALDTHSEKLVQEALEQTRKESGCSVIAVAHRLSTIRDADIIFVVVGGKVVEAGTHEELQAKNGVYADMCKAQSLDRETGDS